From the genome of Acipenser ruthenus chromosome 14, fAciRut3.2 maternal haplotype, whole genome shotgun sequence, one region includes:
- the LOC117419559 gene encoding E3 ubiquitin-protein ligase Hakai-like isoform X1, with translation MDQNDNDLQGTDGSGSLGGPDVRRRIPLKLISKQVIRNKPTARPPRNMNRIPSKPQNVDEEGFGYNEEERYECKGGEMFGGKRRFPIQIFWDCKINLIGEKDDTPVHFCDKCGLPIKIYGRMIPCKHVFCYECAVIYEKKCDKMCPGLSLYSCNDPVQRIEQCLRGSLFMCSIVQGCKRTYLSQRDLQAHINHRHMRGGKPVAGRPHGEPLHLPALAGPPPSELNERFLLPPDKHHLPHLGGPKPHVLIPPPPMQHVSHEHYSQPHEDLRGAQPPPSSSDMAALGPPRSVGQETFRISTVTTRKHSNLITVPIQDDSAGSGGREPPPPGPGPAQHHHPNEYQGQPVVSRPHHMIAQQQHYGPPPPPPPPINHPMQHPPQASGTPHMVYSQAPPPPMSSAPPPITPPPGHIINQMPPYMNHPPPGPPPQHGGPPVNAPPPRHYNPSSMQQFSEDQGTLSPPFTQPGGLSPGIWPAPRGPPPPRMQGPPPQGQIPGPHHPDQSRYRPYYQ, from the exons ATGGACCAGAATG ACAATGATTTGCAAGGTACAGATGGGTCTGGATCTTTGGGTGGCCCTGATGTTCGCAGGCGAATTCCTTTAAAGCTGATCTCCAAGCAAGTCATCAGAAACAAACCCACTGCCCGGCCTCCAAGAAACATGAACCGAATACCTTCCAAACCACAGAATGTGGATGAAG aagGTTTTGGTTACAATGAGGAAGAGCGGTATGAGTGCAAAGGCGGAGAAATGTTTGGAGGAAAAAGAAGATTTCCAATTCAGATATTCTGGGATTGTAAG ATAAATTTGATTGGAGAAAAAGATGAcacacctgttcatttttgtgACAAATGCGGTCTTCCTATAAAGATATATGGACGCATG ATTCCATGTAAACACGTTTTCTGTTATGAATGTGCTGTTATCTACGAGAAGAAGTGTGACAAAATGTGCCCTGG TTTATCTCTTTACAGCTGCAATGACCCAGTCCAGCGTATTGAGCAGTGCCTGCGAGGATCTCTCTTCATGTGCAGCATCGTGCAGGGCTGCAAACGAACCTACCTGTCTCAGAGGGACCTGCAGGCACACATCAACCACCGGCACATGAGAGGAGGGAAGCCAGTGGCAGGACGCCCCCACGGGGAACCCCTGCACCTCCCAGCCTTAGCAGGGCCTCCGCCCTCAGAGCTGAATGAGCGCTTCCTGCTGCCACCAGACAAGCATCACCTCCCCCACCTGGGTGGCCCCAAGCCGCATGTCCTGATCCCACCACCCCCGATGCAGCATGTGAGTCATGAGCACTACAGCCAGCCTCACGAGGACCTTCGAGGGGCGCAACCTCCTCCCTCTTCCTCGGACATGGCTGCCCTGGGGCCCCCGCGCTCCGTGGGCCAGGAGACCTTCCGCATCTCCACCGTCACCACGCGTAAGCACAGCAACCTCATCACCGTCCCCATTCAGGATGACTCTGCAGGTTCTGGTGGCCGTGAGCCCCCACCCCCCGGCCCAGGcccagctcagcatcaccaccccAATGAGTATCAGGGCCAGCCGGTTGTGTCACGCCCTCATCACATGATAGCCCAGCAGCAACACTATGGcccacccccacctcctcctccgcCCATCAACCACCCCATGCAGCACCCACCCCAGGCCTCGGGGACTCCTCACATGGTCTACAGCCAAGCACCACCACCACCCATGTCATCTGCGCCACCACCCATCACCCCACCCCCAGGACACATAATCAACCAGATGCCTCCATACATGAACCACCCCCCACCCGGCCCACCTCCCCAGCATGGCGGCCCACCTGTCAACGCGCCTCCCCCACGCCATTACAACCCCAGCTCCATGCAGCAGTTCTCTGAAGACCAAGGAACTCTAAGCCCTCCATTCACCCAACCAGGAGGACTGAGTCCAGGCATATGGCCTGCTCCCCGGGGACCTCCCCCTCCTAGAATGCAGGGCCCGCCTCCTCAGGGTCAAATACCTGGACCACACCACCCAGATCAGTCAAGATACCGGCCATACTACCAGTAA
- the LOC117419559 gene encoding E3 ubiquitin-protein ligase Hakai-like isoform X2, protein MDQNDNDLQGTDGSGSLGGPDVRRRIPLKLISKQVIRNKPTARPPRNMNRIPSKPQNVDEEGFGYNEEERYECKGGEMFGGKRRFPIQIFWDCKINLIGEKDDTPVHFCDKCGLPIKIYGRMIPCKHVFCYECAVIYEKKCDKMCPGCNDPVQRIEQCLRGSLFMCSIVQGCKRTYLSQRDLQAHINHRHMRGGKPVAGRPHGEPLHLPALAGPPPSELNERFLLPPDKHHLPHLGGPKPHVLIPPPPMQHVSHEHYSQPHEDLRGAQPPPSSSDMAALGPPRSVGQETFRISTVTTRKHSNLITVPIQDDSAGSGGREPPPPGPGPAQHHHPNEYQGQPVVSRPHHMIAQQQHYGPPPPPPPPINHPMQHPPQASGTPHMVYSQAPPPPMSSAPPPITPPPGHIINQMPPYMNHPPPGPPPQHGGPPVNAPPPRHYNPSSMQQFSEDQGTLSPPFTQPGGLSPGIWPAPRGPPPPRMQGPPPQGQIPGPHHPDQSRYRPYYQ, encoded by the exons ATGGACCAGAATG ACAATGATTTGCAAGGTACAGATGGGTCTGGATCTTTGGGTGGCCCTGATGTTCGCAGGCGAATTCCTTTAAAGCTGATCTCCAAGCAAGTCATCAGAAACAAACCCACTGCCCGGCCTCCAAGAAACATGAACCGAATACCTTCCAAACCACAGAATGTGGATGAAG aagGTTTTGGTTACAATGAGGAAGAGCGGTATGAGTGCAAAGGCGGAGAAATGTTTGGAGGAAAAAGAAGATTTCCAATTCAGATATTCTGGGATTGTAAG ATAAATTTGATTGGAGAAAAAGATGAcacacctgttcatttttgtgACAAATGCGGTCTTCCTATAAAGATATATGGACGCATG ATTCCATGTAAACACGTTTTCTGTTATGAATGTGCTGTTATCTACGAGAAGAAGTGTGACAAAATGTGCCCTGG CTGCAATGACCCAGTCCAGCGTATTGAGCAGTGCCTGCGAGGATCTCTCTTCATGTGCAGCATCGTGCAGGGCTGCAAACGAACCTACCTGTCTCAGAGGGACCTGCAGGCACACATCAACCACCGGCACATGAGAGGAGGGAAGCCAGTGGCAGGACGCCCCCACGGGGAACCCCTGCACCTCCCAGCCTTAGCAGGGCCTCCGCCCTCAGAGCTGAATGAGCGCTTCCTGCTGCCACCAGACAAGCATCACCTCCCCCACCTGGGTGGCCCCAAGCCGCATGTCCTGATCCCACCACCCCCGATGCAGCATGTGAGTCATGAGCACTACAGCCAGCCTCACGAGGACCTTCGAGGGGCGCAACCTCCTCCCTCTTCCTCGGACATGGCTGCCCTGGGGCCCCCGCGCTCCGTGGGCCAGGAGACCTTCCGCATCTCCACCGTCACCACGCGTAAGCACAGCAACCTCATCACCGTCCCCATTCAGGATGACTCTGCAGGTTCTGGTGGCCGTGAGCCCCCACCCCCCGGCCCAGGcccagctcagcatcaccaccccAATGAGTATCAGGGCCAGCCGGTTGTGTCACGCCCTCATCACATGATAGCCCAGCAGCAACACTATGGcccacccccacctcctcctccgcCCATCAACCACCCCATGCAGCACCCACCCCAGGCCTCGGGGACTCCTCACATGGTCTACAGCCAAGCACCACCACCACCCATGTCATCTGCGCCACCACCCATCACCCCACCCCCAGGACACATAATCAACCAGATGCCTCCATACATGAACCACCCCCCACCCGGCCCACCTCCCCAGCATGGCGGCCCACCTGTCAACGCGCCTCCCCCACGCCATTACAACCCCAGCTCCATGCAGCAGTTCTCTGAAGACCAAGGAACTCTAAGCCCTCCATTCACCCAACCAGGAGGACTGAGTCCAGGCATATGGCCTGCTCCCCGGGGACCTCCCCCTCCTAGAATGCAGGGCCCGCCTCCTCAGGGTCAAATACCTGGACCACACCACCCAGATCAGTCAAGATACCGGCCATACTACCAGTAA